The Helianthus annuus cultivar XRQ/B chromosome 15, HanXRQr2.0-SUNRISE, whole genome shotgun sequence genomic sequence CTTTTAATTATTCAAAATGGTAATGCAGTCTTTGATGAATATGTTTGGGATCTGCATTTTAAAGCATGGGCTCTACAGTTGATAAGTCGTCGAACCAAACGTTACAAATTTTACTAACAATTAATGTttgttgtcattttatttgtacacgTGTCTAATGAGCTTAATTATTCAGCTTTTTTCAGAAATCACCTATTGCAATACAATCGGCGCATGGAGGATGACGATCTATGTAGAAGAAATGCGGAAGAGGAAGAAGCAAAGCGAGCTGAACTTAAAGATTTTGGTTTTTTAAATATATGAACTTAAAGAAACGCCAATGGTAGGTTTATTTTGGTTTATTAAATATAAAGTTTCAAGCACATTAATATAAAGTTTCATTGTAGTTATAGTTGTTACTCGGATTTAGATGAGAAACGAAGTATGATAAGGTTAATCGTATGTGGAGTTTGTAAATCTTATCAATTACACGTCAATTTCGTTGGCCGCAGCGCAACGCGCGCGGGTTTGTTTTCTAGTTAAAACTAAAACACATAAAAGAGATGAATTCGTTGTTATCGGCTAAAACATTTGATTATCCAAAAAAAATTCATTAAAATAACATATCTTAGGGATGAGCTTGGTaccggtaccagtaccgaaaatcGTCAAAAATGGttaccggtatttgaaggtaaaaattggtattttaccggtaccgataccgaaagtaccggtaccgaaaatgccgaaagtgggtaccggtaccgaaaaaatcGGTGAGAGaaattcagtaccggtacccaataccaaatgctcatccctagtaTTGTCACCTAATCTATTGTAGGcttaaaaacataattttggacTCAAACTAAAGGGaaagaaaacatacaaaaaatAATGTTTCTTTCAAGAACATTTTTGGATATATCATGTGTGTGTTCATGTGCTCTAAAAGCAATAAGATCTTGTGACATATAAAGCCAAATCTCTTTGAAGCTAAGAATCTTGAGTAAACACCAATTTTCCAAATAGTACAAGTCACCTTTTTTGATAAAAACAAGTCATGTTTCTAAGGGTACAACTCATTCTTCCAAAGGTACAAGAAGTTGAAACTGTTATGGACAAACTAAGGGACAAAATCCATCTTTACTTCAAGAAACTTTTCCAAACCCGTGAAATGGCCCACATTTCCCCTAATAATCTTCTTCAAAATTGAAATTAATCATAAAGTACCCACATGGTATCCTTTATTATTCTTAATATTATCAAGAATTTATTTTGATCTATTCAAACTTTTATTttctagagtaaattacaaaaatggtcctttatgtatgtcacttattgcaaattgtgtcctttatcttcaataattacagaaaacatactcgatgtttgcaaactcttgcaagttatgtcctttagccctaactcagttaatttttgtggttaaatctgaccaaatggacacCACATtagggtatttttgtggtttaatctgaccaaatggaccccacatgagagtaaaatgaccaaaataccctcatgtggggtccatttggtcagatttaaccacaaaaaattaactgagttagggctaaaggacataacttgcaagggtttgcaaacatcgagtacgttttctgtaattattgaagataaaggacacagtttgcaataagtgacatagtttgcaataagtgacatacataaaggactatttttgtaatttactctattttctataataaaacataatttaatgTGTTACTTTTAGCAGAATCATTCCAATTTCACCTACTGAATTTGTTCCTAATTTATCCTCCTAACAATAAGATAATAACATCAACATGATCAAAACTATGAGAATTTAACGAAGGGGTTGGCTAAACGTACCCTGTTACTCAATGCACCCCCTATTAATTTTGACTTATTTTATAGACTAAATGGCGGACTGTATAAGATGTAGCACATGATCGTCACCCTTTTATACCGCCCGTATAACGACCCATTTGACAGAAGGGTTCATTTAGTAAAATGGAGAGGTATGTTTAGCATAACGGTTTAAAAAGTCAATTTCTGGTCAAATACCTTGAGAAGACCATGTTGACATAGCAGAACCAGAATTGCCAATAGAAGTTGCAGCAAAATCAGGGGCTGTCTTGAATTCAGTCATCTGAAAAATTTtcataaaatattttaaaataatcTGAAATTTTtcataaaatattttaatttttttttttaaattgggtATAAAAATAtggatttttttatgaaaaaataaaatgaaaaaattaCCCAAGATGGAGCACTGCCTGAGGAACCATCCGAGCCAATATGAGCAACATGTTTAACATCAGTTGGGTAACCAATCTCCATCTCACGCTCCTTCACAACTATATCAGAAAACCCACATAAAACCCATCAAAATTCACAATAAAAACGAAgaaaaaaccctaattttgactttacaaacagataaattaccaaagatttggGAGATGAATTTGAAGCCTTTAAAAACCCCTTTGATTTTAGTCCCCATGGCTATGGAAACTACAAGGAAAACTCACACCAAAAAGCCTAGAAAATTAAACAAATGCAACTCTTTttcctgcaaaaaaaaaaaaaaaaaaaaaacaagtcaagcatttcatcaaacagttGGTGTGCATTCAACTCACATTGCACACAATCTCTCTGTATCaaaccccaacaacaacaacaataacaagaTCATTACCTTCTTGTTACAGGGTATTTAACCAAAAAGTCGTTTCTTTTCTTTGCGTTTCATGCTCTGAATTCTTCTTCATTTCCTTTAAAATTCCAAGAGTGCAAGGAAATCAAGAAAAAAGAGAGGAAATTTGGGAAAGAAAAAGAAGACCCTTTGGTTAAAAGTGGGGTAATATTGGTGGGTTTTAAGTATGGAGAATATATTGTTGAAGAACAGAAGAGAGAAAGGAAGCAAGATGGAGAACCACAAAGATCTTTAACAAGAAGGTGAGGTGTGGCTTTGGAAGACATGGACAGGTCATAATATTGTAGTCCTTTTAAGTTTTAatgttattaaataaataaattatggATGTTAATCATGtataataaattattttattaaaacataataaatattttagttttagttatttgtattttttttttctttttttcgtATTTATTATAGTGGGGGAACTGGAACCACATATCTCATTGAAGTGTGACGTACGATTGACGCTTTATGGAGAGTAGGGTGGCGTTCTCGCTAGTCCAACAGAGTCACGTCTCCTCTATCTCGAGCCTCCCGCGTATCCTATTTCCTTCGTTCTTTTTTCTCCCCTTTGGCAGCAGCACTCGAGAAACCACCTAGTATCTCTCTCACCTTCCACCTTAGCTCATCTCATCGCGTGGCAACTTTCGAGCCAAAAATACAATAAAGcataaacttgatttttttgttgtCAATATTAACATCAAAAATATTATTAAACTAGTTTTCAAGCCCCGCGTTGCGGGCGCATACGTAGTAAATCGTGCTAAGTAGTAAGCAAACGACCGTCAAACCTAGGGAAACTCGTAAAATAATGTGAATCTATACCACCATGTGACGTAAAACGTAGGGGAGAAATCGTAAAATAAAAACGTGAATTTATGCCGCCACATGGCGTAGAACATAAGCAAAGATAAAGACAAACGTATACCATGAGGAGACACAAAACGAAGACATACTCAAATTTATACAAAGGAATCTTTAACATAAAGACAAAAAAGACAAAACTTAACACCTGAAAGTAAAACATACAAACTTAAGGGACTTACGAAGACAGACTCGAATTTATACCAAGAAATCTTTAACATAGACAAAACTTAACACCTGAAAGTAAAACATACAAAATTAAAGGacttaaaagagtaaattacgtttttggcccctgtggttatatcagttttactatattggcccaaaataagaatttttaacatatctgcccccatggtccctATAACTAACCGTTTTGGCCCCTAAATCTAACCAAACCCTAAATCAGGTTAATTATTGGCACATGATGGGTAATATGTTAATTTCCCCTCCCCCACAtattaaaaacaaattaaatgaaGATCTGTGTTTATCTTTTGTTTAGGCATTATTTAATTTACTAGCAACGTTGGTGATGACAGTGGGTCAAACTCCCCcccacatatatatacacacaaaagcCCTAAATTCCCATCAACCTTCTCCACTTTTTACCCAGATCTCATCAtcttcaatcatcatcatcatcatcccctcATCCTCCACTTTTTGCAC encodes the following:
- the LOC110910889 gene encoding CRIB domain-containing protein RIC10; the encoded protein is MGTKIKGVFKGFKFISQIFVVKEREMEIGYPTDVKHVAHIGSDGSSGSAPSWMTEFKTAPDFAATSIGNSGSAMSTWSSQDFGEAMGRRPMDDTLNDPPPPVDLPSIPKKQRRRKSKSTCSPRSTSSSKSSSRAAKVKANTETM